The following nucleotide sequence is from cyanobacterium endosymbiont of Braarudosphaera bigelowii.
GCTGAAAAATACGATCTCTAGATCATAAATGACTATAGTACTAATAAAACGGTTGATATATTAGACGATTTGGCTCAAGAATACCCTCAAATTAATATTTTTCATGACCTACTAAAGCAGGAGGTGGAAAGTCTAAAACCTTAAATGGTATTTTTCATAGGAAGAGATAGGTGTTGTATAGGTACGTAAAAGATTTTCTAACGAAACCTTAAATTTTGAAGTCTAGAATAATTGTCAGAAATAGCATTGGATAGTTTTTTCAAGAACAACTTATCTTATTAATTAATAGTATTGGAAGGCTAAGAACGTAATAGCTAATTTGTTCGTCACAGTGCTTTTTCTAAATGCGGAGAATGAAATAAACAGACTATTACCGATGATTTAGACTTGACTACTCGTCTACATTTAGATGGTTGGAAAATTAAATTCTTGGATTATCCTGCTCTTAAAAAAGAAGGCGTTATTAATGCAATATCTTTTACCGAGTGCTGCTATTCCTGATCTTATAATGATGGTTATCCATTATCGTTTATCTCTATCAAGTCCTTTGTTTGACAGGATTAATGTTGTCTCTATCCCGCTGGGGGATATTTATAGGTTTACGTCGATCTCAAGATAAAACAATTTGGACAACTGTTGATATGTTACGTTTAATCATAGAAACTTTATGGAGAGTATTGTACATGATGCATCGGTTCATTATTATACCTCGTGTTACAGGAAGAATGTCAGTTAAAACTACACATTTAAAGTGGATTAAAACTATATATTAGGAAAGCTTAGTAAACAGTTAAAGTAATTCTTATAGTCATAACCTAAATTATTTAAAATGTAAATTGCCAATAATTTATTAGATACTAGAATTAAAAACATATAACTTATATCAAGAAAGTATCATATGGAAGAAATAGTAAAAACAATATTTATATACTTATGAAGTAAGATACTAAATGTAGTATGAAAGCAAGACTTCTATCACTAGCAATTATTTATAAAAATCTCTTAAATGTAAAGCTTAGAATACTCAATTCCTAATTGATAGGGTATAAGAAAAATAAATTATTATTCATCACTATTTTTCTTGGATTGTATAAAATGTTAAGTGTTATTAAAACAATGGAGAAAATTCTTACTTTAAAAACAGTTTCTACTGTAAAAATAACCTGAAAGTTTAAGTTTAGTATTCTTTTAACTTTATTTTATTTATATATAACTATATATGAAATACGCCTTAGTTCATGAATGGTTAACTCCAAAAGCTACAGGAGGTTCTGAATTAGTAGTCAAGGAAATTCTTAAGCATGTAAAAGCTGATGTTTATTCTCTTATTGACTTTGAATCCACTAATCCTAAAAGTTATCTTTATAACCGCCCCATTGGAACCACTTTCTTACAATATTTTCCTTTAGCCCATAACGGCGTTCAAAAGTATTTACCTTTTTTACCTTTAGCTATAGAACAATTAGATTTAAGAAAATACGATGTAATATTATCTTCTTCTCATTCTGTGGCTAAAGGAATACTTGCAAGTCCACATCAACTTCATATCTGCTACTGTCATACACCAATGCGCTATGCTTGGGATTTGACCTTTGACTATCTTAGAAATTCTCTAATAGGTAAAGGCATTCCTGGAATATTTACTCGTTATCTATTACATCATTTAAGACAGTGGGATGTTATTTCTGCTAATCGTGTTGATTTTTTTATAGCTAATTCTAATCACACAGCTAATCGTATATGGCGTTGTTATCGCCGTACAGCCACAGTTATATATCCTCCAGTAAATATAGACAGATTTACCTTTACTGCTAATAAAGATAATTTTTATGTTACTGTTTCCAGGCTAGTTAGTTACAAAAAAATTAACCTAATTGTACAGGCTTTTAATAAGCTAGGATATCCTTTAATTATTATTGGTGATGGACCAGAGATTTCTAAAATTCGTCTGATCGCTCAACCGAATATACAAATTTTAGGAGCACAAAAAGATTCAGTAGTAGAAAAGTATGTTGCAAAAGCAAAAGCTTTTATATATGCTGCTTGTGAAGATTTTGGGATAGCTTTGGTTGAAGCTCAAGCTTGCGGCACCCCAGTAATTGCTTATGGAAATGGCGGTGCGTTAGAAACTGTGATTGACATTCAACAAGACTTACAACATGGAACTGGAATTTTATTTAAAGATCAAACTGTTCAGTCTCTTGTTGATGCAGTTGAAACTTTCCAAGATTTTCAACATAAAGTAGATCCTGAAAGTTGTCGTCGTCAAGCGGAGAAATTTTCTCCTAAAATTTTTGAAACATCTTATTTAGCTTTTTTAGAAAAATGTTATAAAGATTTTACTAGAAATTCCTCATCATGAACTTAAATTAATGTATGTAATTTATCTAGTAAAATTCTGACAAATTAATATGGTGTAATTTAGAGGGGTGAGATGACTATTAATAACCAATTTACTTCTATCAAAACATTACAAATTTCAACAAAAAAAAAATTAATTCCCTCAAATTTTCAAAAAATCTATTGTAGATTTCGATTACAGAATATATTAAGTAACCAATTTATTAAGAGATCTTTTGATATACTGTTTTCTTCATCTGTATTGATTATTTTTTTACCTCTTTACTTATTACTAGGTTTTTTAATAGCAGTTAGTTCTCCTGGTCCTATTTTTTATTTTCAGGAAAGAGCTGGAAAAAATTTTAAAAAGTTTAAATGTATTAAGTTCAGGACTATGGTTCAGAATGCAGATGAAGTATTAGAGTTAATAATGGCTAGTTCTCCACAAATTAGAGCTGAATTTGAAAATAATTTTAAGTTAAGGGAAGATCCTCGAGTTACTTGGATTGGAAAATTTCTCCGGTTAACTAGCTTAGATGAATTTCCTCAATTTTGGAATGTTCTAAAAGGAGATATGAGCGTTGTTGGGCCTAGACCCCTAGTTACCGAAGAACTTTGTAAGTATGGAGATAAAATAGGAAAGGTTTTAACTATTCGCCCAGGAATTACTGGTTTGTGGCAAGTTTCGGGACGCAATGATATTCCTTATCCACAAAGAGTCCAAATTGATGTTTATTATGTAAATTATCATACTTGGATTATGGATCTATGGATAATTTTTAAAACTATTGGAGTAATTGTTTTCCCAAAAAACAATGGTGCTTACTAAACTAAGTATAAATAAATTATATACACTGAATATATGATCTCTTTATTAAAAATAATTAAAGTTTACCTAGTCTAATCCATACAAATAATAGAGTATTTTTTTATTTTGTAGTTAGTTTTCTTACCAAAATTTGTACTATAAAAGTTACCATAATTGAAAACTAAATTGTGGTAGCTTTTATTTACTACAGATAAAAAAGTTTCTATTAGCATTAATATGTTTCTGAATTTCACTATGCGATATTACAGGTTAAAGGGCATGATGCATAAACAGAAGTATTTATAGGAGTTGCTTTGCCATATAACCATCTTAGCCAGTGTACTTCTTGAGGATGTATACCCTTGATTGTCAATATAGCTGCACTTACAAAAATTACTAATAGATTAGCAGAGATTAAAGATCCGACAACTAATAATACAGAACTTATTGGTAAAACTGTTTGTAGAATAATTGATGTTAAAACACCAAAAGTTGCTAGAAACATAACCATGGGAAATCCTACGATTAGTAAGCACACTATTAAAGAAAAACTTCATATTAAAAAGCTTCTAATGATTAGAAAAGAATTAAAATTTTTCAAGTCTATTTTCTGTACAAAATTCATATATTATTACTCCTCAAAAAAGATAATTTTAAACAATACTTATTTAAATAAGTATAAGTATCTTGATGAATTGATCGTAACTTCTGGCATAAAAGTTAACATATAAAAATAGCTTTTATTGTTTACATATGGTAAGAAACACAGAGTAGCAATGTATTCTTCAAATATATAAATAATAAAAAGTATATTTTCTTATTTTCATACTACTTAATAAATCCTTTTAATATCATTTAAAATATATCTTTTAAGGTTATTAAATATAATGATTAAAATGTTTCAAATTTTAATTTGGTTTTTAATCTGATAATATTAACTATCAGTAATATTCTGTTTAAAAGTAATATAAAATATGTAAAATAATGGTGACTTAAGAATCACATATGAAATGCTTAGTTCAAAACTATAATATAATTTACAATTACTAGGAAAAAATATCCAATCTTTTTCTAATATCTCTTTTACTAGGTTACTTCACTACTTGAAGTCTAATAAAATGACTTTACTGCTTTAACTCAGAAAAGGTTATTATTTTAATAATAAAAAATAGAAGTTCAAGAAAGATTAAAACTATACTATATAGTTTTTAGCCTTCCTAAGATTCATATTGAATATACAACATGGCCTTTTTTAGATAAAACCGTCCTATGAATGATGATTATTCACTATCAAATTATAACTATCATTTACCTTCAGAGCTAATCGCACAGAATCCTCTAGTTCCGAGAGATTCTTCACGTTTATTGGTGGTCAATTCTTCAAATACTCATGTACATAGCTTTTTTAACGAATTGCCGAAATGGTTACTACCTGGAGATTTACTAGTTTTCAATGATACACGTGTTGTTCCAGCAAGACTCTATGGGCAAAAGACTACCGGGGCTAAGGTTGAGGTTTTGTTACTAGAAGAGAAAGAACCTTTCACTTGGATTGTATTAGTTAAACCAGGTAAAAGATTTAAAATTGGTAGTAAAATTTTATTTACAGCAGTATTAGATGAATTCAAACAAGATTATCTACTTGAAGCAACAGTAATAGATCACGATGAAAAAACAGGAGGAAGAGTATTAAAGTTTAATGTGAGTTCTAAAAGCGAATTTTGGGAAGCCTTAGAAAGAATTGGGCATCTTCCTCTACCACCTTATCTCACTAACTCTAGTGCAAATCCATCTCAGTATCAAACAATTTATGCACAAAAGCCCGGCGCAGTTGCTGCCCCAACAGCAGGTTTACACTTCACTCAAGAATTGTTGCAAAATTTGCAAAAAAAAGGAATCAATCAAGCTTATGTCACTTTACATGTAGGTCTGGGAACATTTCGTCCAGTTAATACAGATAATATAAAAGAACATACAATGCATCAGGAATGGATAGAGGTATCAAATCAAACAATCCAAAAAATTAATAAAACTAAAAGTAGTGGAGGAAGAGTTATAGCTGTGGGGACAACTGTAGTAAGAGCTTTAGAAGGAATGGCAGATGTAACCTCAATAGATAATAAGTATGATATAAAGTCTTTTTCAGGTAAAACTAATATTTTTATATATCCAGGATACAAGTGGCACTTAGTTGATGGAATGATTACGAATTTTCATCTTCCTAAATCTAGTTTGTTAATGCTTGTTAGTGCTCTGATAGGTAGAGATAGGTTGCTAGAGTTATATAAAATAGCTATTGAGGAGAAGTACCGCTTTTATTCCTTTGGAGATGGAATGTTGGTTTTATTATCCTGAATAAACTGTGAGATTTAAAAATAGAGATTATGGCTAATTTACATAACATCCTTATTCGTGGCGCTAGGCAAAATAACTTAAAAAATATTAGTCTTGAACTTCCTCGTAATAAATTAATTGTTTTTACAGGAGTATCAGGTTCAGGAAAATCTTCTCTAGCCTTTGACACTATTTTTGCTGAAGGGCAAAGACGCTATGTAGAATCTTTAAGTGCTTACGCTAGGCAATTTTTAGGACAATTAGATAAACCTGATATTGATACAATCGAAGGTTTAAGTCCTGCCATTTCTATTGATCAAAAATCGACTTCTCACAATCCTCGTTCAACAGTAGGCACAATAACAGAGATTTATGATTATTTGAGACTATTGTTTAGTAGGGCTGGTATACCATATTGCCCTATATGTGGTCATACTATTTCTCCTCAAACTGTTGATCAAATGTGCGATCGCGTAATGGAATTGCCAGAAAATACAAAGTTTCAAATTCTAGCTCCTGTAATACGAAGGAAAAAGGGAACTCACAAGCATTTATTATCTAATTTAATTTCCCAAGGATTTGTAAGAGTGAGAGTTGATGGAAAAATTAAAGAAATTACAGATGATATTCAATTGAATAAAAACCAGTATCACAATATTGAAATTGTTATTGATCGTCTTATTAAAAAAAAAGGTATTGAAGAAAGGCTAACGGATTCTTTAAAAACTTGTTTGATGAACTCTGAAGGATTATCAATAATTAGTATTGATGTAAAAAAATCTATACAAAATGAAAAAAAAGAGTTTGAATCACCTACAGAATTAATGTTTTCTGAAAATTTTTCTTGTCCTGAGCATGGAGCAGTAATGGAAGAGCTTTCCCCTCGATTATTCTCTTTTAACTCTCCCTACGGTGCTTGTCCTGATTGCCACGGCTTGGGAAGTCTCCGCAAATTTTCTCCAGATCTGATTATTCCCAATCATTTCTCTCCAATCTATGCAGCTATTGTTCCTTGGTCAGAAAAAAATAATTCTTATTATTTGTCCTTATTACATAATATTGGTAAAAACTGTGGTTTTGATATTCAAACTCC
It contains:
- a CDS encoding glycosyltransferase: MKYALVHEWLTPKATGGSELVVKEILKHVKADVYSLIDFESTNPKSYLYNRPIGTTFLQYFPLAHNGVQKYLPFLPLAIEQLDLRKYDVILSSSHSVAKGILASPHQLHICYCHTPMRYAWDLTFDYLRNSLIGKGIPGIFTRYLLHHLRQWDVISANRVDFFIANSNHTANRIWRCYRRTATVIYPPVNIDRFTFTANKDNFYVTVSRLVSYKKINLIVQAFNKLGYPLIIIGDGPEISKIRLIAQPNIQILGAQKDSVVEKYVAKAKAFIYAACEDFGIALVEAQACGTPVIAYGNGGALETVIDIQQDLQHGTGILFKDQTVQSLVDAVETFQDFQHKVDPESCRRQAEKFSPKIFETSYLAFLEKCYKDFTRNSSS
- the queA gene encoding tRNA preQ1(34) S-adenosylmethionine ribosyltransferase-isomerase QueA, yielding MNDDYSLSNYNYHLPSELIAQNPLVPRDSSRLLVVNSSNTHVHSFFNELPKWLLPGDLLVFNDTRVVPARLYGQKTTGAKVEVLLLEEKEPFTWIVLVKPGKRFKIGSKILFTAVLDEFKQDYLLEATVIDHDEKTGGRVLKFNVSSKSEFWEALERIGHLPLPPYLTNSSANPSQYQTIYAQKPGAVAAPTAGLHFTQELLQNLQKKGINQAYVTLHVGLGTFRPVNTDNIKEHTMHQEWIEVSNQTIQKINKTKSSGGRVIAVGTTVVRALEGMADVTSIDNKYDIKSFSGKTNIFIYPGYKWHLVDGMITNFHLPKSSLLMLVSALIGRDRLLELYKIAIEEKYRFYSFGDGMLVLLS
- a CDS encoding sugar transferase, encoding MTINNQFTSIKTLQISTKKKLIPSNFQKIYCRFRLQNILSNQFIKRSFDILFSSSVLIIFLPLYLLLGFLIAVSSPGPIFYFQERAGKNFKKFKCIKFRTMVQNADEVLELIMASSPQIRAEFENNFKLREDPRVTWIGKFLRLTSLDEFPQFWNVLKGDMSVVGPRPLVTEELCKYGDKIGKVLTIRPGITGLWQVSGRNDIPYPQRVQIDVYYVNYHTWIMDLWIIFKTIGVIVFPKNNGAY